AGAAATTCGTTTGCCGGAACATTTTCAGGAAGAATAAACTCCCCGTGTGCTTTCAGCATTGCGGGAAAAATGATGCAGTGGAAAACGATATTGTCTTTCCCGATAAACTGAATCAGACGTGTGTCTTTATTTTTCCAATACAATTCCCAGTCGTTCGGTTTTGAAGTGCCGGCGAAAAGGGCTTTGGTTGCTGAGATATAACCGATCGGAGCGTCAAACCAGACGTACAGTACTTTTCCTTTTGCTTCAGCTAATGGAACAGGCACTCCCCATTCGAGATCACGTGTGACAGCACGTGGCTGGAGACCCTGATCGAGCCAGGATTTACATTGACCAAAGACGTTGTTTTTCCAATCGCCTTCATGACTTCTGATCCAGCTGTCCAGCCAGTCTTTCTGCATGGTGTCTAAAGGCAAATACCAGTGTTTTGTTTTTTTAAGCACTGGAGCTTTGCCGCTGAGTTGTGAATGTGGATTAATCAGGTCACGCGGACTCAGACTCTTTCCGCATTTTTCACATTGATCACCGTATGCATTGGTGTTTCCGCAATTCGGACAAGTTCCAACAATATAACGGTCGGCAAGAAACATCTGAGCTTCTTCGTCGAAATACTGTTCACTTTCTTCCTGCGGTAAATATTTTTTTGTCGTATAAATTTTTGAAAAACGCCGCCGCTGTTTCGTGATGAATTTTTTCTGATGTCCGGTGATAGATATCAAAGCTGATCCCGAAATCCGCGAAACTTTTTTTAATGATCGAATGATACTTGTCGACGACTTCCTGTGGTGTAATTCCTTCTTTCCTTGCTCTTAGAGTGATCGGAACTCCGTGTTCATCAGAACCGCAAATGAATTTTACATCCTCACCGTTTGCGCGAAGATACCGGACGTATATATCCGCAGGAAGATAGGCGCCGGCGAGGTGTCCGATATGAACGGGCCCATTGGCATAGGGGAGAGCAGCGGTGACAAGTGTACGGGACATTCAGGATTCTTTTTTTATTCATTCCCCGGAATAAACGATTGCTCGTTTGGTTCCGGTTTTAGGATATGAAGGATATTTTGTGTGTGAAATATTGGAAGATACGTTCAGGCTAAAGCTTTTTACCGATATTTTCGCCGCAAAGATAAGAATATGATCCGACCGCCCTACCTTAAGCCTGGCGACACAGTAATGATTGTTTCCACTGCCCGAAAAGTAAACAAAGCCGAGGTAAAACCTGCAGTTGACATCCTTGAATCCTGGGGATTGCAGGTTAAATTCGGAAAGAATCTCTATAAGTTTCAAAATCAGTTTTCAGGAACCGATGAAGAAAGATCTGCTGATTTGCAGAGTGCCCTGAATAACAAGAATGTACAGGCCATCCTGTTTGCCAGAGGAGGATATGGAACCGTGCGAATTGTAGACCGCATCGATTTCAAGAGATTCTTAAAGAATCCAAAATGGCTGATTGGTTTCAGTGATATTACCGTGTTGCATTCACATCTGCACAAACTCGGAGTTGAAACGATTCATGCACCGATGTCATTGAACATTCCAAAATTAAGTCCCAATTGTTTGTCAGTATTGAAAGATACTTTGTTCGGACAGTCGCTCCGTTATACTTCATCCAAACAACAACCCGCTCTTGAAAAACTAAACCGCCAGGGAAGCGCGAAAGGTGAACTGGTTGGAGGGAATTTGTCAATACTTTATTCGCTATCAGGAACTCCTTCCGATATCGACACAACGGGAAAAATTCTTTTTCTGGAAGACCTGGACGAATATCTCTATCACATCGACAGAATGATGATGAATCTGAAAAGAGGAGGTAAGCTTTCGAACCTTGCGGGATTGATTGTGGGAGGAATGAGCGATATGCGCGACAATGAAATCCCTTTTGGTAAAACCGCTGAAGAAATTATTCATGAAGCTGTCGCTGAATATACCTATCCGGTGCTCTACGGTTTTCCTTCGGGCCATATTCCCAATAATTATCCTTTGATCTTCGGTCGTGAAGCCACGTTAAAGGTGACTGATAAAATGGAATTGAAATTTCAGTCATGAGTACGAAGGATAAGGAACTGGGTAAAAAAGGCGAATTGCTTGCCTGTGAGTATCTTCGTAAAAAAGGGTATCACATTCACCGGCAGAACTACAGTTTCGACAGAGCAGAAGTGGATATCGTTGCGGAGGATGAAGGAATGCTGGTTTTCGTAGAAGTGAAAACAAGAATCTCCGCATATCTTAGTGATCCATCGCTTTTAGTTCCAATCAAAAAACAAAAACAAATCATCAAAGCCGCGGACGAATTTGTCAAAACCGTTTTCCCCGAAAAAGAAGGCCGTTTCGATATCATGATTGTCATCACCAATGAACAATATACATCCATAGAACATATTGTGGATGCTTTTTATCCGATGTGCTAGTTGGAAGATAGTGCTTAGTGGTTGGTGCTTAGTGCTTAGTGGTTGGTGCTTAGTGCTTAGTGCTTAGTGCTTAGTGGTTAGGATTGTATACCAACTCAAGTGATTTCTATCTTAATTTCTTAGTAGTTGTTCCGCTTTTGTTTTTGATTTAACAACACAACTAACCTCTAACCTCCAAGCACTAAGCACCAACAACTAACCAGCTAACAACCAACTCGCTACGTTGCTTCCCCTTTTTTTCGTACCTTCGCGGCTTAGCAACAAAAAATGGGTAAGTTCAGAAAGTCGGGGCCTGGGGCTCGCAGGGGGAATAGTGGTGGATCAAGGCCGGGTAAGAAAACCTTCAAATCAGGTCCTGCAAGGCCATCACGTTTTAAAAAATCATCAGATTCAGCTCCCGGACGGGAGAAATCCTTTGACAGAAGTTCACGTCCTGAGCGATCTGAGCGTCCTTTCAAAAGAGAAGATTCTCGTGATGACAAGCCGTTTTCACGTTCTGCCCGACCGGCATCCAAAGATTTTCGTGACCGTAAAGAAGGAGATCGTGAAAAGCGACCTTTTCAGAAACGCGGCGATTCGGAAGAGCGCGGCAAGAGGCCATATCAAAAAAGAACTGAAGGCGGGAATGATGGAAAGCGTCCGTATCAAAAGAGAATGGACAATGCTGACCGTGAAAAACGTCCGTACCAGCAAAGAGACGAAAGTACATCCCGTCCTGAAAGACCAGTCAAACGTGAGTCACGTGACAGAGATGAACGTCCATTCAAAAGAAGAGGTGATGCTCCGGCAGAACGATTCGATAAAAAAAGTTCAGGAGAGGGTTCATATTTAAGAAGAGATTCCAAACGCAAAGATGATTACCCTTCACGATCTGAAGAAGGTGATGCAAGGGAGGAAAAGAAGTTTTCTCCTGAAAAAAGAGAAAGACCTGCAGGAAGAACAGGGGAGCGCAAATCTTTCAGTGGAGTGAAGAGAGATGAAAGCAGTTCCCCGCGGCCACGTATCAGTCGCGGAGAAAATGAAGACAATCGCAACGGCTATCGTGGAAAAAGAAGCGATGAATCATTCAAAAGAAAAGAAGAAGAAGGAGCCGATACCAAGAAGTGGAACCGCAAAGAAAGCCATGAGTTTTATGGCGACAGAAAAAAATCGGGTAAGTTTGAAAAAGGTCCGAAGAAACCAAAAGTTACTGCTGCTGATGAAGGCCTGACACGTCTGAATAAATTTATCTCGAATGCAGGTATCTGCTCAAGACGCGAAGCGGATGAAATGATTAAAGCAGGTGTTATCACGGTAAACGGAGAAGTAGTTTCAGAAATGGGCTATAAAGTTCAACCCGGAGATGTTGTAAAATACAACAACGAAACTTTACGCGGAGAACGTCTGGTATACATTCTTTTAAATAAACCCAAAGATTTTATCACCACAACAGATGATCCGGAAGAACGGAAAACTGTAATGAGTCTGATCGCCAATGCCGGAAAAGAAAGAGTGTATCCGGTTGGTCGTCTCGACAGGAATACTACCGGCATTTTGCTTTTCACCAATGATGGTGATCTTGCCAGAAAGCTGACACATCCCAGCTTTGAGGTACAGAAAGTTTATCAGGTTGAACTCGACCGATCGCTGAAATCAAGTGACCTCGACGCGATCGCTGAAGGAATAAAACTGGAAGATGGTTTTGTGAAAGTTGATGATATCGCTTTTACCACCGATGACAAATCAATTCTCGGAGTAGAATTGCACAGTGGAAAAAACAGGATTGTCAGAAGACTTTTTGAACATCTCGGTTACACCGTAAAAAAACTCGACCGCGTTATTTTTGCAGGCCTTACGAAAAAAGATTTACCACGTGGCAGATGGAGATTCCTGACAGATATGGAAGTAGCCAATCTGAAAATGATTACGGGCAGTAAGAAGTTTGTAGGGAAAATGGAGGAATAAAGTTCGAGGTTCAATGTTCGAAGTGGTTTATATTCTAAGCACTAACCACTAACCACTAACCACTAAGCACTAACCACTACTTGAGTATATCAATCCCCAGCAACTTTGAAATTTCCATTTTAACGGATTCAAGTTTCTTGTGCATTTCCATCAGTTCGGTGAAATCGCCTCCTGCTTCGTGAGCTTCTTTTATTTTTTTCTGATTTTCTTCGATCATCTTGAGAACTTTTTTGTTCTTCAGATGGAAGACTGATTTTTCCACAGCGTCTTTCAGAATATCTTCTTCGACAGGTACAATAATTTTGTGCATCGACTCCCAGTTTTCGCTCAGGAGATATCTTGAACTGAGAAGTTCAACTGCCAATTCGCTCACTTCCGGATCCTCTGAATTCAGAAAAATCTGAACATCGATATCGCCTGGTTCGTTGACAAGCCGAGTATAGGTTTTTAAGATCCGGTCGTAAACAAGATGTTCAAAAACAAGATCATCATGAGCGATCTCATCGACGATATAACGCGAAACACGAACAACTGTATCCGTAATATCCTTGTGTCCCGGACGATCAGGATTTTCTACTTCATCATAAAAGTGTAAGTCGTGATTTCCAAAATAAAAGAGCAGACGAATAATATTTTTCTCCTGGATTTCAGTTGATAATTCTTCTGTCTGCTGCCGGCTTGGAAGAAGAATTTCCGGCAATAGTTCCTCGGCATCCTGGACAGGGATATCTTTTTTCAGCTGTTGCCGGCGGATTTTATTCAATTCCGCAATCAGCAAGCTTTCCTGGATATCCATCATCGCACTCGATTGTTTCAGATACATCGAGCGAATAATGGGATCCGGAATTTTTGCAATGGTTTCAACTACATCACGGACCAATCCGGCTTTACGAACAGGATCATTTTTTACTTCATCCAGCAGCAATCCGGTTTTGAAGACAACAAAATCCTTCGCGTTTGTATTTACGAAATCAAGCAGCTCGCTGTGGCTGTGTTTGCGGCTATAGGAATCCGGGTCATCGCCATCTGGGAACAGTACCACTTTGACATTTAATCCTTCTTCAAGAATAAGATCGATACCGCGAAGCGAGGCTTTGATCCCAGCAGCGTCACCATCATAGAGTACAGTTACATTTTTAGTATATCTGCCAATCAGCCGGATTTGTTCAACGGTAAGAGAAGTTCCGGAGGAGGCAACAACATTTTCGATTCCCGACTGATGCAATGAAATTACATCTGTATACCCTTCTACGAGATAGCAATTGTCGCGTTGAACGATTGCTTTTTTTGCAAAGTAAATTCCGTAAAGCGACTGACTTTTGTGATAGATTTCAGATTCCGGCGAATTGACATATTTCGCCGTCTTTTCATCTTTCTTCAGCACTCGTCCGCCAAAACCAATGACACGTCCGCTCAGGTTGTGAATCGGAAACATCACACGACCACGGAAACGGTCATACTTTTTTCCGGAGTCGTTTTTTATTGTCAGTCCGGTTTTCTCGAGGAATTCTTCTTTGTATCCAGCTTTCAATGCAAGGTCCGTGAAAGCGCTCCATTCAGAAAGCGCATAACCCAGCTGAAATTTCCGGATAGTTTCTTCTGTAAAGCCGCGTTCTTTGAAATAACTCAGGCCAATGGCGCGTCCTTCTTCGGTATCGAATAAAATTTCTGAAAAAGATTTTTGCGCGAATGTATTGATGACAAAAAGACTTTCCTTCTCATCGCGAAGAAGATCGTCTTTCGGATCGGGAAGAGATTCTTCTATTTCAATATTGTATTTTTTGGCAAGATAGCGCAGTGCTTCAGGATAGCTGTACTGCTCGTGATCCATTACAAAATTGATCGCGTTCCCACCTTTCCCGCAGCCGAAGCATTTGTAGATGTTACGGACAGGGTTGACATTAAAACTGGGTGTCTTTTCGTTGTGGAAGGGGCAAAGACCGATCAGGTTCACTCCTCTTTTTTTGAGGGGAACAAAATCACCTACCACCTCTTCAATACGCACGGTATTGAAAATCCGGTCGATGGTTTCTTTGCTAATCATGAAGTGCCAGTTTTTTGTATTTGGTTTTTTTAATCTTCTTTGGAATTGCTCCATTTATAAATTCGGAAACCCGGTTATAATAGAGCGTTCTTCCATTCACAACATCCGCGGTATCGCTTTGTGTCACCAAAAATAGTTCTTTTCGTGGTGCTGCCGAAGTTTCATAGATTGACAGGATTTCTGTAGTGAAAACCCTGTCATTATCGGGAATTGCGATGAAAAGGGTTGGTGTCTTTATGTTTGCTGTCAGATATTTTAGATTTAAATCCTGAATTGGATATTGGAGCAAAATCTCCACTTTCCTGCGGAAAACGGGATTCCAAAGGGATTTTAGTAAGCTCCATTTTTGATAAGCATATCTGTCAAGATAGGTGTTCAGGTCACTGAATGGGCTTTCCAGGACTAACACATCACAACGACCGTCAAAGAGCGCGGCTTGCGTTGCAATTGCTGCTCCGACACCTTTTCCCATTATGATCAAATGATGGGTTTCCTCGATTGACAAAAGCGTATCCATTACCAGTTTCACATCCTGCACAGCGGGTTCGCCGGGGGAAAATTCAATTCCATCACTGTTGCCATGTGCGCGCATGTCCATCATGCAAACATTAAAACCACGGTCATGAAATTGTTTAATATGGTCGAGGTAATTGATTTTACTTTCATTCAAATCATGAATAAGAAAAATGGTATTGGCCGGTGTATCCTCTGCCGTTATAAACCAGCCTCTTAATTGTCCGCATGAAATATTCACATTGAATTCAGAATACTCGAGACCAAGGGAGGACGGGTTGTAATGAGCTTCCGGAATATCATTCGGATCGTTGGTTGTAGAATCTTCCAGATCCTGCATCGAGTGAAATCGGACATAAAGTGAATCAATTCTTTCCGGGTAAATGAAATCGGGAGTCACAAAACCGGGTGACAAATAAATAAAGGCTGAAAAAAAAATCAGGAGCGCGGAAATCAGGTAGTAAAACTTATTGAAGCTCATTCCGGTCAGTGTGTTCTTTCAGTTGTATAACGAACGAGTTCCTTCAGGGAATTTTTATAGACACTTTCCTGATAATAATCGAGAATACGAAAAGCCTGTTCCTGGAATTCCATCATTTTTTTTGTGGCATATTCCATCCCACCTGATTTTTTAACAAAGGCAATGACTTCTTTTACTTTGACATCGTCAGTATTGTGGTTCTTTACAATGTTGATGATCCTTTTCTTATCGGAGTAGGTTGCCTGGTTCAGTGCATGAATCAAAGGCAAAGTCATTTTGCTTTCTTTAATGTCTATTCCGGTAGGTTTGCCAATGATTCCGTCCGGACCGTAATCAAACAAATCGTCTTTGATCTGAAACGCCATTCCGATACATTCTCCAAACAAATGCATACGGATGATGTCTTCTTGTTCGGCTCCTGAGGCACAGGCTCCACCGGCACAACAGGAAGCGATAAGTGAAGCGGTTTTCTGACGGATGATTTCAAAGTAAATATCTTCACTGATATCAAGTCGTCTTGCTTTTTCGATCTGGAGCAATTCACCCTCGCTCATGACCCTAACAGCTTCCGATACAATTTTGAGGAGATCATGGTCATTGTTGTTTACCGATAAAAGCAAACCCTTGCTCAGTAAATAATCTCCAACGAGTACGGCAATTTTGTTTTTCCACAGAGCATTCAGGGAAAAAAAGCCACGACGTTCATTTGAATCATCCACTACATCATCATGAACCAGTGTCGCGGTATGAAGCAATTCGATCAATGTTGCGGCCCGGTGACTGCGTTCGTTTACCTGTCCCAATAAACCGGAAGAAAGAAAAACAAACATGGGTCGCATTTGCTTGCCTTTTCGTTTTACGATATAATGCGTAATCCGGTCGAGCAGAGGAACCGAGCTCTTCATGGAAGAGCGAAATTTCTGTTCAAATTCGTCCATTGCCGCTGCAATAGGCGCTTTGATTTCAGTTAGTGATTGGGACATAGAAGGAGGACGAAAATACGTACTTTTTTCTTAGCTCTAAGAATCCATTCTCAGCTTCTGTTTTTCCTCCGGCCTGACCCTGAACTGATTAATCGACAATAAATTTTCCTTTTGAAACTACCTGGTTTGAACCATCACTAATTCTGTAAAAAAAGAAGCCATGTCCAAGACCATTTGTTTTAATACACCACCCTGAAGAATCAGGATGATCGTCGGTTAATATTTCTGCACCTGTAGGATTAAAAATGCTGAGAGTGTATTTGTTCTTTCCGGAACCGGTTTGCATTAAAAAACAGACATGATCATTTGCAGGCACAGGAAAGACCTTTTGAGATGATTCAAATTGATAAGATGGAACAGTTGTTGGTTCAATGGAACAATCCAGCAGGGCAGTTCCACCAATGGTCAGGTTGAATCCCGATGAGGAAGTACTGAAATTATTTACCAGAAGGAAGTAATCGTCACCGGCATTGACATTCAATACAGGGCAATATGGATTCCCCGGACCTGCGGGAACTGAATTTGAAGTTCCGGTCGGATCCAGTCCTGTTTCTCCTGAAGCTCCCATCGAGCTGCTGCCATTGCATACATCCGGACTTGTTTGTAATGTAAACGTGTTGCAAAACCCGGGACCGGGGCTTCGGTACATGAGCCAATCGTAATCCGGATAAATACCTGCTCCGATAGCATCGGGAAAGAGTTTGAAAATAAATGTGCCTGCGGTTAAGAATCGAAACCGAAACCAGTGTGATTGAAATTCCGAGATATCACAGTAGTAAGCAAAAGCATCCTGGTTGGATCCCGGGCCATAGGCATTTCCATTGATGTGTGTTGTTTCACAAAGTTGTTGAGCGACACGGCAATCGGAATGTGATTCAACAGCACAAATCGAAAATGTTCCTGTACCGTTCCCGGCAGCTTTCCAGAAACGTACATATAATGTGTCGCCCGGATTAAAATCTGACCGGTCTACAACAGCCATCATTCCTACCGCAGCATCATCGTCGCACTCGATCAGTTGAGGTTGTGTGCAAGGCCCGGAATAGACAGCCATACCACCATCTGTGATTGTTCCGGCTTCAGAAGTAAAAGCGATTGCCCCTGACGCGGGAACCACTACTGCATACCATACATCCGGTGAACCCGGGAATGCGCAGGGAGGAGTACCTCCGTTGGCGGTATCGTTCTGATACAGTGCTCCTGCAGTTGTCGAAGAAATAAATACACAGGTATCTCCGTTGACATTCAGCAAAGGTGCCTGGCATGGGGAATCGGATTGACTAAATACCTGTAGTGAGTGCAAAACGAAAAGTAGTGAGAGTAGTTTTTTTGCTGACATGTTTCGTTTGACTTTGTGGGTGAAATAAAGAATGCTAAAACTGCATGAAAAGGAAAATGAAGTTACGTTATTTTTTTAGAAAAGAAAAATTCACTTTTTCAATTTCACTACTGCATGTTCATTTTTATTTGCCAGCTGACCGCATGCTGCATCAATGTCTTTTCCCCGACTTCTCCGGATGTTTACAATAATACCGTGATCTTCGAGGTAATTTTTAAATGAATCAATTTTATCGTCCTTGGCATTTGTAAAATCACCGCCATCAATAGGATTATATTCTATCAGGTTCACCTTAGCTTTCACTTTTCTGCAAAAGGATTCCAGCTCTTTCGCGTCAATCAGTGAATCATTGAAGCCATTGAACACAATGTATTCAAATGTTACACGTGTTCCGGTTTTATCATAAAAGTAATTAAGAGATTC
This DNA window, taken from Bacteroidota bacterium, encodes the following:
- a CDS encoding LD-carboxypeptidase; this translates as MIRPPYLKPGDTVMIVSTARKVNKAEVKPAVDILESWGLQVKFGKNLYKFQNQFSGTDEERSADLQSALNNKNVQAILFARGGYGTVRIVDRIDFKRFLKNPKWLIGFSDITVLHSHLHKLGVETIHAPMSLNIPKLSPNCLSVLKDTLFGQSLRYTSSKQQPALEKLNRQGSAKGELVGGNLSILYSLSGTPSDIDTTGKILFLEDLDEYLYHIDRMMMNLKRGGKLSNLAGLIVGGMSDMRDNEIPFGKTAEEIIHEAVAEYTYPVLYGFPSGHIPNNYPLIFGREATLKVTDKMELKFQS
- a CDS encoding YraN family protein translates to MSTKDKELGKKGELLACEYLRKKGYHIHRQNYSFDRAEVDIVAEDEGMLVFVEVKTRISAYLSDPSLLVPIKKQKQIIKAADEFVKTVFPEKEGRFDIMIVITNEQYTSIEHIVDAFYPMC
- a CDS encoding RNA-binding S4 domain-containing protein, with amino-acid sequence MGKFRKSGPGARRGNSGGSRPGKKTFKSGPARPSRFKKSSDSAPGREKSFDRSSRPERSERPFKREDSRDDKPFSRSARPASKDFRDRKEGDREKRPFQKRGDSEERGKRPYQKRTEGGNDGKRPYQKRMDNADREKRPYQQRDESTSRPERPVKRESRDRDERPFKRRGDAPAERFDKKSSGEGSYLRRDSKRKDDYPSRSEEGDAREEKKFSPEKRERPAGRTGERKSFSGVKRDESSSPRPRISRGENEDNRNGYRGKRSDESFKRKEEEGADTKKWNRKESHEFYGDRKKSGKFEKGPKKPKVTAADEGLTRLNKFISNAGICSRREADEMIKAGVITVNGEVVSEMGYKVQPGDVVKYNNETLRGERLVYILLNKPKDFITTTDDPEERKTVMSLIANAGKERVYPVGRLDRNTTGILLFTNDGDLARKLTHPSFEVQKVYQVELDRSLKSSDLDAIAEGIKLEDGFVKVDDIAFTTDDKSILGVELHSGKNRIVRRLFEHLGYTVKKLDRVIFAGLTKKDLPRGRWRFLTDMEVANLKMITGSKKFVGKMEE
- a CDS encoding DNA primase — its product is MISKETIDRIFNTVRIEEVVGDFVPLKKRGVNLIGLCPFHNEKTPSFNVNPVRNIYKCFGCGKGGNAINFVMDHEQYSYPEALRYLAKKYNIEIEESLPDPKDDLLRDEKESLFVINTFAQKSFSEILFDTEEGRAIGLSYFKERGFTEETIRKFQLGYALSEWSAFTDLALKAGYKEEFLEKTGLTIKNDSGKKYDRFRGRVMFPIHNLSGRVIGFGGRVLKKDEKTAKYVNSPESEIYHKSQSLYGIYFAKKAIVQRDNCYLVEGYTDVISLHQSGIENVVASSGTSLTVEQIRLIGRYTKNVTVLYDGDAAGIKASLRGIDLILEEGLNVKVVLFPDGDDPDSYSRKHSHSELLDFVNTNAKDFVVFKTGLLLDEVKNDPVRKAGLVRDVVETIAKIPDPIIRSMYLKQSSAMMDIQESLLIAELNKIRRQQLKKDIPVQDAEELLPEILLPSRQQTEELSTEIQEKNIIRLLFYFGNHDLHFYDEVENPDRPGHKDITDTVVRVSRYIVDEIAHDDLVFEHLVYDRILKTYTRLVNEPGDIDVQIFLNSEDPEVSELAVELLSSRYLLSENWESMHKIIVPVEEDILKDAVEKSVFHLKNKKVLKMIEENQKKIKEAHEAGGDFTELMEMHKKLESVKMEISKLLGIDILK
- a CDS encoding alpha/beta hydrolase; translation: MSFNKFYYLISALLIFFSAFIYLSPGFVTPDFIYPERIDSLYVRFHSMQDLEDSTTNDPNDIPEAHYNPSSLGLEYSEFNVNISCGQLRGWFITAEDTPANTIFLIHDLNESKINYLDHIKQFHDRGFNVCMMDMRAHGNSDGIEFSPGEPAVQDVKLVMDTLLSIEETHHLIIMGKGVGAAIATQAALFDGRCDVLVLESPFSDLNTYLDRYAYQKWSLLKSLWNPVFRRKVEILLQYPIQDLNLKYLTANIKTPTLFIAIPDNDRVFTTEILSIYETSAAPRKELFLVTQSDTADVVNGRTLYYNRVSEFINGAIPKKIKKTKYKKLALHD
- a CDS encoding polyprenyl synthetase family protein; the protein is MSQSLTEIKAPIAAAMDEFEQKFRSSMKSSVPLLDRITHYIVKRKGKQMRPMFVFLSSGLLGQVNERSHRAATLIELLHTATLVHDDVVDDSNERRGFFSLNALWKNKIAVLVGDYLLSKGLLLSVNNNDHDLLKIVSEAVRVMSEGELLQIEKARRLDISEDIYFEIIRQKTASLIASCCAGGACASGAEQEDIIRMHLFGECIGMAFQIKDDLFDYGPDGIIGKPTGIDIKESKMTLPLIHALNQATYSDKKRIINIVKNHNTDDVKVKEVIAFVKKSGGMEYATKKMMEFQEQAFRILDYYQESVYKNSLKELVRYTTERTH